One genomic window of Deltaproteobacteria bacterium includes the following:
- a CDS encoding L-aspartate oxidase, translating into MNSIETDYLVVGSGIAGLYFALRAAEHGRVVVVTKKRPDDTATAMAQGGVAAVFGPDDSIEQHVRDTITVGDGLCREAIVRITVSEGPAHVEQLARLGARFDTTDAGELELGREGGHTRRRVVHHKDTTGAEIERALLAAVRAHDRIEIRDHHIAVDLLSMAKYGEEPACFGAYVLDAHTLEVVPIVARATVLASGGAGKVYIYTSNPDVATGDGVAMAYRIGADIANMEFVQFHPTVLYHPHAKSFLISEALRGEGGILRRADGSTFMEHYHPMKSLAPRDVVARAIDHEIKKTGSESVLLDVTHLDAEFVKRRFPNIYERCLALGIDITRQPIPVVPAAHYLCGGVLTDEHGRTSVPHLYAIGETACTGLHGACRLASNSLLEGLVFGARAAEAARDEPRIGPKRVAPWTSGDATDSNDAIVVALNWDEIRRFMWSYVGIVRSNKRIERARRRIELLRQEINEYYWDFKVTPDIVELRNLALVAHLIIESAHRRKESRGLHYTVDYPAKDPRYACDTVLNRARDNVAAR; encoded by the coding sequence CGCGGGGCTGTACTTCGCTTTGCGCGCCGCCGAACACGGCCGCGTCGTGGTGGTCACCAAGAAGCGGCCAGACGACACCGCCACCGCGATGGCTCAGGGCGGCGTCGCGGCGGTGTTCGGCCCCGACGACTCGATCGAACAGCACGTGCGCGACACGATCACCGTCGGCGACGGGCTGTGCCGCGAAGCGATCGTCCGCATCACGGTGTCCGAGGGGCCCGCCCACGTCGAACAACTCGCGCGGCTCGGGGCGCGCTTCGACACCACCGACGCCGGCGAACTCGAGCTCGGCCGCGAAGGCGGGCACACCCGGCGCCGCGTCGTCCACCACAAGGACACCACCGGCGCCGAGATCGAGCGCGCCCTGCTCGCCGCAGTGCGCGCCCACGACCGGATCGAGATCCGCGACCACCACATCGCGGTCGACCTGTTGTCGATGGCCAAGTACGGCGAGGAGCCGGCGTGCTTCGGCGCGTACGTGCTCGACGCGCACACTCTCGAGGTCGTGCCGATCGTTGCGCGCGCCACGGTCTTGGCGAGCGGCGGTGCGGGCAAGGTCTACATCTACACGTCCAACCCGGACGTCGCCACCGGCGACGGCGTCGCCATGGCGTACCGCATCGGCGCCGACATCGCCAACATGGAGTTCGTCCAGTTCCACCCGACCGTGCTGTACCACCCGCACGCCAAGTCGTTCCTCATTTCCGAGGCGCTGCGCGGCGAAGGCGGCATCCTGCGCCGCGCCGACGGCAGCACGTTCATGGAGCACTACCATCCGATGAAGTCGCTCGCGCCTCGAGACGTGGTCGCGCGGGCGATCGACCACGAGATCAAGAAGACCGGCTCCGAGTCGGTGCTGCTCGACGTCACCCACCTGGACGCCGAATTCGTCAAACGCCGGTTCCCCAACATCTACGAGCGATGCCTCGCGCTCGGCATCGACATCACGCGCCAGCCGATCCCGGTCGTGCCGGCCGCGCACTATCTGTGCGGCGGTGTCCTCACGGACGAGCACGGACGCACGAGCGTGCCGCACCTGTACGCGATCGGCGAGACCGCATGCACCGGGCTGCACGGCGCCTGCCGGCTCGCGTCCAACTCGCTGCTCGAGGGGCTCGTATTCGGCGCGCGCGCCGCCGAGGCGGCCCGCGACGAACCGCGCATCGGCCCGAAGCGGGTGGCGCCGTGGACGTCTGGCGACGCGACCGACTCCAACGACGCGATCGTCGTCGCGCTCAACTGGGACGAAATTCGCCGGTTCATGTGGTCGTACGTCGGCATCGTGCGCAGCAACAAGCGCATCGAGCGCGCGCGCCGCCGCATCGAGCTGTTGCGGCAGGAGATCAACGAGTACTACTGGGACTTCAAGGTCACGCCGGACATCGTCGAGTTGCGCAACCTCGCGCTCGTCGCGCACCTGATCATCGAAAGCGCACACCGGCGCAAGGAGTCGCGCGGGCTCCACTACACGGTCGACTACCCCGCCAAGGACCCGCGGTACGCGTGCGACACGGTGCTCAACCGGGCGCGCGACAACGTCGCGGCCCGCTGA